The nucleotide window GCCTGGAGGATCTTGTCGAGGCTGCCGTACTGCCGTGCGAGCTGGGTGAAGGAGGGCAGGTTCTTGAGGGTTTCCTCGAGCCGCTCGGCGATCTCGTCGCCGGCATTCGGCATCAGCTGGACCAAGAGGCCGCCCGAGACCTCGACCTCGCCGCTCGGCTGGACGAAGATGCCCAGGGAGAGCGCCGACGGGGTCTGCATGGAGGTGGCCATGTAGTGGGTGAAGTCGTCGCCCAGCTCGCCGCTGACCAGCTCGACGGTGCCGGTGTAGGGCTGACCGCCCAGGCCGTTGTCGTGGACGATCGAGAGGGTGCCCGAGCGGCCGACGGCGCCGCCCACGTCGAGGGTGCCGTGCGGGGTGGGGGGCAGGTTGGTCTCGGGTCGCGAGACGTAGCCCCGGACGGCGCCGTTGGCGCGCGCATCGACCAGGATCAGGCCCAGGGGCCCATCGCCCAGCACTCGGATGGTGAGGCTGCCGCGCTCGTCCTTCATGGTGGCCGACGCGGTCAAAAGGCCGGCGCTCAGGGCCTTGCCGAGCGCCGCCGTGGCGGTGGGGCTCGTGTCGTGGCGCCGGCGGGCCTCGTTGACCAGCTCGGTCGTGAAGGCGGCGACGGCGCGGATGCGGCCGTCCGCTGCGGTGGCTTTGATCAGGGTATCAGGCATGGCGAAGTCCTATCGACGGGTCAGCTGTCACGCGGCAATTCGACACATTCTATCATGGTGTAGAATCGGATGGTTCTTGAGTTTCACCCCATCCAAAGGAGCTCGGATGAAGGATCTTGCCCATCGGGCGCTGAATCGCGCCCAGCTGTCGGGCGCCGACTATGTCGACGTGCGCTTCGTGAAGCGCACCTTCGAGACCATCACCGTCAAGGACGGCCACCTGGCGGGCCTTTCCCTGGACGAGAGCGCGGGCTTCGGGGTCCGGGCCCTCTACCGGGGATCGTGGGGCTTCGCCTCGAGCGCGCAGGTCACCCCCGACGAGGTGGATCGCGTCGCTGCCCTGGCCGTGGCGATCGCCAAGGCCAGCCACACCGTCCAGCGCGAGAAGGTGGACCTGGGCCCGGCGGTCGCCACGGTGGGCCGGTACGAGACCCCCATCGGCGAGGACCCCTTCAGGGTCTCCCTGGAGGAGAAGATCGCCATCCTGATGGCGGCCGACGCGGAGATGCGCGCGGTTCCCGAGATCCGCTCGACCGAGGCGTCCCTCGGCTGCCAGCGCGAGGAGAAGACCTTCGCCTCGACCGAGGGGGCCTTCATCGAGCAGGTCCTCACCGAGACCGGCTGCGGGATCGCGGCCACCGCGGTGGGCAACGGCGACGTCCAGCGCCGCAGCTATCCCAACAGCTTCGGGCGCCACCAGGCCACCCGGGGCTTCGAGCTGGTGCGCGAGGTGGACCTGGTCGGCAATGCCCGCCGCATCGCCGAGGAGGCCGCGAGCCTTCTGACGGCCCCGGTCTGCCCCTCAAGGGTCACGACCCTGGTGCTGGATCCGACCCAGCTGGCATTGCAGGTCCACGAGTCCATCGGCCATGCCATCGAGCTGGACCGGGTCTTCGGGATGGAGGCCTCCTTCGCGGGC belongs to Pantanalinema sp. and includes:
- a CDS encoding TldD/PmbA family protein, with amino-acid sequence MKDLAHRALNRAQLSGADYVDVRFVKRTFETITVKDGHLAGLSLDESAGFGVRALYRGSWGFASSAQVTPDEVDRVAALAVAIAKASHTVQREKVDLGPAVATVGRYETPIGEDPFRVSLEEKIAILMAADAEMRAVPEIRSTEASLGCQREEKTFASTEGAFIEQVLTETGCGIAATAVGNGDVQRRSYPNSFGRHQATRGFELVREVDLVGNARRIAEEAASLLTAPVCPSRVTTLVLDPTQLALQVHESIGHAIELDRVFGMEASFAGTSFLDPTMLDGFRYGSDIVNVTADATASGGLGTFGYDDEGMPAQRAPIIEKGIFRGFLSSRETATKIGRASNGTMRADGWERMPMIRMTNVNLEPGAHSFAHLIGEVEDGIYMHTNKSWSIDDKRVNFQFGCEIAWEIKGGKLGRLLKNPTYTGLTPEFWASCDAIGDKSQWQIWGTPNCGKGQPGQTAHVGHGAAPARFRNVRVGILS
- the hslO gene encoding Hsp33 family molecular chaperone HslO produces the protein MPDTLIKATAADGRIRAVAAFTTELVNEARRRHDTSPTATAALGKALSAGLLTASATMKDERGSLTIRVLGDGPLGLILVDARANGAVRGYVSRPETNLPPTPHGTLDVGGAVGRSGTLSIVHDNGLGGQPYTGTVELVSGELGDDFTHYMATSMQTPSALSLGIFVQPSGEVEVSGGLLVQLMPNAGDEIAERLEETLKNLPSFTQLARQYGSLDKILQAALSGFAVEILQQDETVRFECPCSTERVMRALASLGPKEIREIIEEQGQAEATCHFCNERYVVSREQLEELLVSS